Part of the Pirellulales bacterium genome, TGTGGATTTACGGCGCCGGCGGCGGGATGGGAACGACCATCACCGGGAATTACATAGGCACCGATGCGACGGGCTCGAAGGCTCGCGGCAACGCTTATCAGGGAATTTATATTGGTGCGTCCGCAAACAATTCGATTCGGTCGAATGTCATTTCGGGCAACGGCAACAACGGCATCTGGATCGACGGAATGGCCGCAACGGGCAATGTCGTACAGGGGAACCTGATCGGTGTCGATGTGGGTGGTGTCGCGGCGATTGGCAATTCCTTCAGCGGCATTGTAATAACCGCGGGATCGAATAATCGGATCGGCGGCGCGAGCCCCGGTGACGGCAACGTTATCGCGGCCAATGGGAACTGGGGCGTTTGGATCGACGGCAGCAGCGCGTCGGGGAATGCAGTTGCGGGAAATCACATCGGCGTGCTCGCCGACGGATCGACGCTGATGGGCAACACTTTCGACGGCGTCGCATTGTCCCGCGGTGCCAGCGGCAACCTGATCGGCGGAGGAACGGCCTCGGCAGGCAATGCGATCGCCGGCAACTTCCGCGACGGTGTCCGTGTGCTTGACCAATCCTCATCCAATACGATTCGTGCAAACTCAATTTTCTCTAACGGCGGCCTCGGCATTGACCTGAATGGCGATGGCGTTACGCCGAACGACAACGAGGACGGCGACACCGGAGCAAACGGCCTCCAGAACTTTCCAGTGATCGTCGCGGCAGATCCCGGAATTGCCACGCAGGTCATGGGCTCGCTCAACAGCACTCCGAACTCCGTCTTCACACTCGATTTTTACGCGAATGCGATACCTGACTCGAGCGGTTACGGCCAGGGAAAACGCTGGATCGGTTCGAGCACTGTCACGACGGATGCAGCCGGGAAAGCCGACTTCGATCTAACTTTTGCGTCGGCGACGGTCCCTGGCGAATGGATCACCGCAACCGCGACGTCTGCCGACGGCAGCACATCCGAATTCTCGCGGGCCGCCCTGGTGACGAACCCGCTCAGTGTCAAGGCCGGGGGCGATCAGGCGGTGAACGAGGGGGGCCTCGTGAGTCTCTCCAGCGCAAGTTATACGTCGATCTCGCCGCCTATTCAGCTTGGCCTGCAGGTCGATTGGGGAGACGGCACCGTCGAAACGGGCTCCCTGGTGCCGGGAACCGGCGAAGGCACAATCGCCAATACGCATCGCTATGCGGAGCCCGGGAATTATACAGTCACGCTCACGCTGACCGATGGCGTCAATCCGACGGTGACCGATCACCTGCACGTCGCCGTGGCCGACGCGCCGACGCAGCTTGTAAGCTACGTCATTCAGCATGACCAGACGCAGCGATCCTTCATCCGTTATCTCGACTTGTATTTCAGCGACGACGACGGGCTTGCCGGGTTCCTGACGGGTCAGGGGATTCAACTCGTCCGCTACGACGCCAACGGCCTCAATCCGGCGACGGTTTCGCTGGCGGGCCTTGTCACAGTCAGTGGCACGCACGTTTCGATCGACTTTGGCATCAACGGGATCGGCGGCAATCGTCTCACAAACGCCGGCGACGGCACGTACCGGCTGATCCTCAGTCTGCACGAGCAGCAATCGACCACAACCGTGCAGTTCGCTCGGCTCCTTGGCGACGTCAACGGCGACGGGAGCGTCGACGCGGCGGACTATTCACTGGCGCTGGGCTATGTAAAGACGGGGGACCCGAACGGCGACATCAATGGCGACGGATTCATCGACATGCGCGACCTGATGGTGATCAAGCTCGCCCAGGGGCGCAAAATCAAACCACCGGCTTGATCGGGAGGCGCGAGAGTTGCGGCGGAACTCTCACGAGTTCGGCTACCCGATGCTGCGCCGCCGCGCTCCCCTTCGGGTCGCGGTTAAACGGTTTTGAGCAGTTTCTCCAGCCGGTCGAGAAATGGGACCTGGTCGGGATGAAGAAGCGTTCGCGCCTGCTCGATCGGGACGAATTCGGCGCGGTCGACTTCCCATGAAGCGCACTCGGGGCGGGCGTCTTCCGGGGCGGGGCCGGTGAAGCAATGGATCTGCTTGCCGCTTTTCTGGTATTGAATTGATCCCAGCGGTTGCAATTCGCCGGCAGCGACGCCGGTCTCTTCGAGCGTTTCGCGGCGGGCGGCTGCTTCGAGATCTTCACCGGGATCGGGAAGGCCTTTGGGGATGCTCCAGGGCTTTCCGCGGTTGTAGTTGCCGGAGGGGTGCACGAGAAGCACCTGGAGTTGGCCGTCGGCATTGCGATAGAGCAGTGTTCCGGAGGATTGTTTGGTCATGCGAAGGCGTGATGCTTGATGATGACTGACAAATCAATCCACAGATTACGCAGATTATTGCAATCGGTGAGGAACACCGTCATTTAATCTGCGAAAATCTTGAAAATCTGTGGATATCTTCGTCCATCTCAACCACCGAAATTCGCTCTGCTTGCGGTTGATGCTCAACACGTTGCGAGCGCCGAACTTGCGCTCGTGTCAGGCTCGAAAGCCTGACGTACTTATTTCATCTGGGACTCGAACCTGAATTTCGTCGCCGGCGATGCGGGTTTCGAACGTCTCCTGGCGGATGGTGGAGGTGGGATTGTCGAGCCACGTGCCGCTGGTGACGCAGAATCGCCAGGCGTGCCAGGGGCAGGTGACGCCGCCGTTTTCGACGTAACCGGCGGCCAGCGAGGCCCCCATGTGCGGGCAGGTGTCGTAGATCGCCGAGTATTTGCCGTCGACGAGGAAGACGGCGATCATCTGGCCGCGAACTTCGAAGCATCGGCCCTCGCCCTCGGGAATTTCGCCGACGCGGGCCACCGTCTGAAACTCTG contains:
- a CDS encoding NUDIX domain-containing protein; translated protein: MTKQSSGTLLYRNADGQLQVLLVHPSGNYNRGKPWSIPKGLPDPGEDLEAAARRETLEETGVAAGELQPLGSIQYQKSGKQIHCFTGPAPEDARPECASWEVDRAEFVPIEQARTLLHPDQVPFLDRLEKLLKTV
- a CDS encoding Rieske 2Fe-2S domain-containing protein, which encodes MAEFQTVARVGEIPEGEGRCFEVRGQMIAVFLVDGKYSAIYDTCPHMGASLAAGYVENGGVTCPWHAWRFCVTSGTWLDNPTSTIRQETFETRIAGDEIQVRVPDEISTSGFRA